The following are encoded in a window of Thamnophis elegans isolate rThaEle1 chromosome 14, rThaEle1.pri, whole genome shotgun sequence genomic DNA:
- the BHLHA15 gene encoding class A basic helix-loop-helix protein 15 has product MKAKSKGTKRRNAVNEETLGQELTQSRDDLLKYSWRKEKRNKEIPKAASKLSWNSKDRRLRRLESNERERQRMHKLNNAFQALREVIPHVRAENKLSKIETLTLAKNYIKSLTSTILRMTNGHHPVVEGTGSEGKSKLYEHYQQQCEEGDEPKEQLQKYSTQIHSFRQGS; this is encoded by the coding sequence ATGAAGGCCAAAAGCAAAGGAACCAAGCGTCGGAACGCCGTCAATGAAGAGACTTTAGGCCAAGAACTCACCCAGAGCAGAGATGATCTTCTGAAATATTCATGGCGCAAGGAGAAGAGGAACAAGGAAATCCCAAAGGCGGCCTCCAAACTTTCTTGGAACAGCAAGGATCGGCGCTTGCGGAGGCTGGAGAGCAATGAGCGTGAACGCCAACGCATGCACAAGCTCAACAACGCCTTCCAAGCGCTGAGAGAAGTCATCCCTCACGTCCGAGCGGAGAACAAGCTCTCCAAAATCGAGACCCTCACGTTGGCTAAGAACTACATCAAGTCCCTCACCTCCACCATCCTCAGGATGACCAATGGACACCACCCGGTGGTTGAAGGCACGGGCTCGGAAGGAAAGTCCAAACTCTATGAACACTATCAACAGCAGTGCGAGGAAGGTGATGAACCCAAGGAGCAGCTTCAGAAGTACTCCACCCAAATCCATAGCTTCAGGCAAGGCAGCTAA